The following proteins come from a genomic window of Deinococcota bacterium:
- a CDS encoding AIR synthase-related protein produces PIGDHGVTILLARGELDLEADLASDTRPIWPLVAALIEAVPNDLRWLRDPTRGGVASALNELARDARFGIVLEEEAIPMRDAVRGACEILGLDPLHIANEGQFLAIVAPDVAERALETLHKTPGGGEARRIGTVTDAHPRTVIAKTRYGGSRVVDMLVGDPLPRIC; encoded by the coding sequence CCCATCGGCGACCACGGCGTCACCATCTTGCTGGCGCGGGGGGAACTCGACCTCGAGGCCGACCTCGCTTCGGACACGCGCCCCATCTGGCCCCTGGTGGCGGCGCTCATCGAAGCGGTCCCTAACGACTTGCGCTGGCTGCGCGACCCCACGCGGGGCGGTGTCGCCTCGGCCCTAAACGAGCTGGCTCGAGACGCAAGGTTCGGGATCGTATTGGAGGAAGAGGCTATCCCAATGCGCGACGCCGTTCGCGGGGCCTGCGAGATCCTGGGGCTCGACCCCTTGCATATCGCCAACGAAGGGCAGTTCCTGGCGATCGTTGCCCCGGATGTGGCGGAAAGGGCACTTGAAACGCTCCATAAGACCCCTGGCGGAGGGGAGGCGCGACGTATCGGCACGGTCACGGACGCCCACCCCCGCACGGTGATCGCCAAGACCCGCTACGGCGGCAGCCGGGTGGTGGACATGCTCGTGGGCGACCCGCTGCCGCGTATCTGCTAA